A section of the Leptospira kobayashii genome encodes:
- a CDS encoding FecR family protein — MKLDKRDLRILTLLIIIAVVFTGLFYYDLNKKIDIGDREVIGTIHFKNNIVQRKLEDQVVWERLENNSPLTNKDTIRSEAFSDALIRLNDGTEINIDENSMFNLDLTGEKPSLEFSQGSLQVKKGSSKESNIVIKSQGSEIDVTSGDVKIEKEGQKDLSLFVEKGSSKLKHNGKEVDVESGRKAELVEGSEVTVKKIPVRLVLPLSQKLFLIEGTDANVGFEWKLDPGFSESLIEVSRSPQFKLPLINSKVDTSKFTASLKEGTYYWRVKTKDTKTNKWESSDTGKFFVAKDEPLRLDSPANSAEYRFVTNPPLIGFSWTKLNTSRSYKFEISDSSQFSNIIKTIETEANTISVDDLKEGTYHWRVTAHSSFPGSPDKKTSSHSLVIKKDDTYPAPTIIRPANGSEISLDEIQKGQAIMIWEGNPELIKYKLEVAKDSKFAATSLSKETASNFFQPNWKEFAPGTYYTRVKGFSSDGKEGTSSVVSKFSIVEKKIPEEEPKKEEKADKPKPPPLELISPVNNIVEMKGKNSLDFVWKAGPGSDKYEFVLYQIEGSRRTAIYRAQTKSLNLSIRDLSILDEGTFSWELLEHRDGNPAQSRKGNFIIALDQLKTLKPNDIEFISPKRLYKEGKHKQ, encoded by the coding sequence ATGAAATTAGACAAACGCGATTTACGCATTCTCACTCTATTAATCATTATAGCAGTCGTTTTTACAGGACTGTTCTATTATGATTTAAATAAAAAAATCGATATTGGCGATAGAGAAGTCATCGGAACGATTCATTTCAAAAACAATATCGTTCAAAGAAAACTGGAAGATCAGGTTGTTTGGGAAAGACTGGAAAACAACAGCCCTCTCACAAACAAAGATACAATCCGTTCGGAAGCTTTTTCCGACGCATTGATTCGTTTGAACGACGGAACGGAAATCAATATTGATGAAAACTCGATGTTCAATCTGGATCTCACAGGAGAAAAACCGAGTCTTGAATTTTCACAAGGTTCCCTCCAAGTCAAAAAAGGCTCCTCTAAAGAATCCAACATAGTCATCAAATCACAAGGAAGTGAAATCGACGTTACTTCCGGTGATGTAAAGATTGAAAAAGAAGGCCAGAAAGATTTGAGCCTTTTCGTTGAGAAGGGAAGTTCCAAATTAAAACACAACGGAAAAGAAGTGGATGTGGAGAGCGGCAGAAAAGCCGAGTTAGTCGAAGGTAGCGAAGTAACAGTCAAAAAAATACCCGTTCGCCTGGTATTGCCTTTATCTCAAAAACTATTTCTAATCGAAGGAACGGATGCGAATGTTGGATTCGAATGGAAACTTGATCCCGGATTCTCAGAATCTTTAATCGAAGTTTCACGGTCTCCCCAGTTCAAACTTCCCTTGATTAATTCGAAGGTTGACACAAGCAAATTCACCGCTTCCTTAAAAGAAGGTACCTATTACTGGAGAGTCAAAACCAAGGACACAAAGACCAATAAATGGGAGTCCAGTGATACAGGGAAATTTTTCGTAGCCAAAGACGAGCCGCTTAGACTGGATTCTCCTGCCAATTCGGCCGAATACAGATTTGTCACCAACCCTCCTTTGATAGGATTCAGTTGGACAAAACTCAATACTTCCCGTTCTTATAAATTTGAAATTTCCGATTCCAGTCAATTTTCGAATATTATAAAAACGATAGAGACCGAAGCCAATACGATTTCAGTGGATGATTTGAAGGAAGGAACTTATCATTGGAGAGTGACTGCCCACTCTTCTTTTCCAGGCTCTCCGGACAAAAAAACATCTTCACATAGTTTGGTGATCAAAAAAGACGACACCTACCCCGCTCCTACGATCATTCGGCCCGCCAACGGATCCGAAATTTCCCTGGATGAAATTCAAAAAGGACAAGCCATCATGATCTGGGAAGGAAATCCCGAATTGATCAAATACAAATTGGAAGTAGCAAAGGATTCGAAATTCGCAGCGACAAGTCTTTCCAAAGAAACCGCGAGCAATTTCTTTCAGCCCAATTGGAAAGAATTTGCACCTGGTACGTATTATACGAGAGTCAAAGGTTTTTCTTCCGATGGAAAAGAAGGAACCAGTTCCGTAGTTTCCAAGTTCAGTATCGTAGAAAAGAAGATCCCGGAAGAAGAGCCTAAAAAAGAAGAAAAAGCGGATAAACCGAAACCTCCTCCTTTGGAACTCATCTCTCCCGTAAATAATATTGTCGAGATGAAAGGCAAAAACAGCCTGGATTTCGTCTGGAAAGCCGGCCCCGGTTCGGACAAATACGAATTTGTTCTGTATCAAATAGAAGGCTCTCGCCGAACAGCGATTTATCGGGCACAGACAAAATCGCTCAATTTATCCATCCGGGATCTGTCAATTTTGGACGAAGGCACTTTTTCCTGGGAATTATTGGAACATAGAGACGGAAATCCGGCACAGTCCAGAAAAGGAAACTTTATCATCGCTTTGGATCAATTAAAAACCTTAAAGCCGAATGATATCGAATTTATTTCTCCCAAACGACTTTACAAAGAAGGAAAACACAAACAATGA
- a CDS encoding DUF1574 domain-containing protein, with amino-acid sequence MDLFKHKFLLIPFLVIALTFALDKLILLENVHTYFSKSLSDINYIQKNDLYKSLKEYLKLEKREKVLVYFGNSRALLFDNEYIQKKYPGWIMFNFSVPGGKSDYTLQWMEKFESDGVKPDFFLFDHSVELYNSAATLKVDETLTNGLDVSFVLRHMNLFTTDEVSTLIAKRMFRTYQYRPKLETIIARAKNRKSFLLPYRELRDNLFSRLDKGKGSAITPGTHEAILSDELLKKSALGDFHSYLVPFRFSTNTLTFIDKSIDIADRLGVKSAVIWVRLSIPYLDHIRHKEVGLEDGKKGTVYEDWMPRMSAFHKTKNIPFWNMNDDPNYTCDAFSDAGHMSPSCYPAYTDYIMNKLISFVP; translated from the coding sequence ATGGATTTATTCAAACATAAGTTTTTACTGATTCCTTTTTTGGTAATCGCCCTGACCTTTGCACTCGACAAATTGATTCTATTGGAAAACGTTCATACTTACTTTTCCAAATCACTTTCGGACATTAACTACATTCAAAAAAACGATTTGTACAAATCTTTGAAAGAATATCTCAAACTGGAAAAACGGGAAAAGGTTCTGGTTTATTTCGGAAATTCAAGAGCCTTATTATTTGATAATGAATACATCCAAAAAAAATATCCCGGTTGGATCATGTTCAACTTTTCCGTACCGGGTGGAAAGTCCGACTATACCTTGCAATGGATGGAGAAGTTCGAATCGGACGGAGTAAAGCCTGATTTTTTTCTATTCGATCATTCTGTGGAACTTTATAATTCCGCAGCAACTTTGAAAGTGGATGAAACTCTTACGAACGGTTTGGACGTCTCTTTTGTGCTTCGTCATATGAATTTATTCACTACCGACGAGGTCTCTACACTCATCGCCAAACGAATGTTTAGAACTTATCAGTACAGACCGAAGTTGGAAACAATCATTGCCCGTGCAAAAAACAGAAAATCGTTTTTGCTTCCTTATCGAGAACTTCGTGACAATTTATTCAGTCGTTTGGATAAAGGGAAAGGATCGGCCATTACTCCGGGGACTCATGAAGCGATTCTGTCCGACGAACTTCTCAAGAAATCAGCGTTAGGTGATTTTCATTCTTATTTGGTTCCATTCCGTTTTTCCACAAATACTTTGACCTTTATAGACAAATCCATCGATATTGCGGATCGGCTCGGTGTAAAATCGGCGGTGATCTGGGTGCGTTTGTCCATACCTTATCTGGATCATATCCGCCATAAGGAAGTTGGTTTGGAAGACGGGAAAAAGGGTACTGTCTATGAAGATTGGATGCCAAGGATGTCCGCTTTCCACAAAACGAAAAACATCCCTTTTTGGAATATGAATGATGATCCGAATTATACTTGTGATGCTTTTAGCGACGCAGGACATATGTCGCCGTCTTGTTATCCTGCTTATACGGATTATATTATGAACAAACTGATTTCATTCGTTCCGTAA
- a CDS encoding MBOAT family O-acyltransferase translates to MLFNSIPFLIFFAVVYLFYWGLPRSYRKPFLLLSGISFYTYFSPLFTIHFLSVIALNYFLYTQIRKTKSKRILTLSVSFNLLNLGFFKYFYFFNRFLADVTGYPFFEEVPNLVHIVLPLAISFYSFQVIAAAVDTYRDPSKPVVSAFDYFLFVAFFPVLIAGPIMRMTDFFPNLEKLNPDKEKMYRASYLLMSGLIKKVLVADPMSTTISPIFSSPSNYDSFSLIMAGVCYSIQVYCDFSGLTDMARSIALYLGFEIPENFTGPFFSLSGRELWRRWHITLSFWLRDYIYFPLGGSRLGEFRTYLNLIIIMTLGGFWHGADYTFICWGFYWGVILAGEKFLEDRLGWKLTPAKNKVLIVLKALIVFMLFSISGLMFRSNSASLMVDLFAGIFTHLPSSLESLVRSDSNSWLVGATSLFGSGSLYSFSHIENLERVSYMAVVLLLFHHFQYFPEYWSKYRKYDAYLAPVIGVFTIFMLATLSQDGGDFIYYKF, encoded by the coding sequence ATGTTGTTCAACTCAATTCCATTCTTAATTTTTTTTGCAGTCGTATATCTTTTCTATTGGGGACTGCCGCGCTCTTATAGAAAACCGTTTTTATTATTATCCGGTATTTCCTTTTACACCTATTTTTCTCCTCTTTTCACAATTCATTTTTTATCAGTCATCGCACTGAATTATTTTTTATACACTCAGATTCGCAAAACAAAGAGTAAACGAATTTTAACTCTTTCCGTTAGCTTTAATTTACTCAACTTGGGATTTTTTAAATATTTTTATTTTTTTAACCGCTTCCTTGCGGATGTAACAGGTTATCCGTTTTTTGAAGAAGTTCCGAATCTCGTACATATCGTACTTCCTCTTGCCATCAGCTTTTATTCCTTCCAGGTGATCGCCGCGGCGGTAGATACATATCGTGATCCTTCCAAACCAGTGGTAAGTGCTTTCGATTATTTTTTGTTCGTTGCATTCTTTCCCGTTCTGATTGCAGGACCGATCATGAGAATGACGGATTTTTTTCCCAATCTGGAAAAGCTGAACCCGGACAAAGAAAAAATGTATCGGGCTTCCTATCTACTGATGTCGGGACTCATCAAAAAGGTGTTAGTTGCAGATCCGATGTCTACCACGATCTCACCTATTTTCAGCAGTCCGTCCAATTACGATTCATTTTCGCTTATCATGGCGGGAGTTTGTTATTCCATCCAGGTATATTGCGATTTTTCAGGGTTAACGGATATGGCGCGATCCATCGCATTGTATTTGGGTTTTGAAATTCCTGAAAACTTTACCGGTCCCTTCTTTTCCCTTTCGGGAAGGGAACTTTGGAGAAGATGGCATATTACTCTTTCTTTCTGGCTTCGTGATTATATTTATTTTCCGTTAGGTGGCTCTCGTTTGGGAGAATTCAGAACCTATCTCAATTTGATCATTATTATGACTTTGGGTGGATTCTGGCACGGAGCGGATTATACTTTTATCTGTTGGGGATTTTATTGGGGAGTGATTTTGGCCGGAGAAAAATTTCTCGAAGATCGCTTGGGTTGGAAGCTCACTCCTGCAAAAAACAAGGTTCTTATTGTTTTGAAAGCTCTGATTGTTTTTATGTTGTTTTCCATCAGCGGTCTTATGTTCCGATCAAATAGCGCCAGTTTAATGGTCGATCTCTTCGCAGGTATCTTCACCCATCTTCCTTCTTCATTGGAATCTTTGGTACGATCGGATTCGAATTCCTGGCTTGTGGGAGCGACTTCCTTATTCGGAAGCGGATCGCTTTATTCTTTTTCTCATATAGAAAACCTGGAGCGGGTGAGTTATATGGCCGTGGTATTGTTATTGTTCCATCATTTTCAATACTTTCCGGAGTATTGGAGCAAATATAGAAAATACGATGCTTATCTCGCACCTGTCATCGGAGTCTTTACTATTTTCATGTTAGCGACTCTTTCCCAGGACGGCGGCGATTTCATTTATTATAAATTTTAA
- a CDS encoding NYN domain-containing protein, whose product MSVNQRILVDGMNLIYKFPDLAFYLVDYRLNEAREGLLAYLWQFYKDEKNCQVLVFFDGKKDLLSDCYSEDYEGMSVHYSHDQKADDLIIGYLKQAPIPSHCLVVTSDKEIVNFARRIRAKRKTSEEFYKDWLASLEAKEDAEIDEVKEGLTATKDRDYWEKQFLA is encoded by the coding sequence GTGTCTGTAAACCAACGAATCCTAGTCGATGGGATGAATTTGATCTACAAATTCCCCGATTTGGCCTTTTATTTGGTCGATTACCGGTTGAATGAGGCAAGAGAAGGGCTTTTGGCCTATCTATGGCAGTTTTATAAGGACGAAAAGAATTGCCAGGTTTTGGTATTTTTCGACGGTAAAAAGGATCTTCTTTCGGATTGTTACTCGGAAGACTATGAAGGAATGTCGGTTCATTACAGCCATGACCAGAAAGCGGACGATTTGATCATTGGTTATTTGAAACAAGCACCGATTCCTTCTCATTGTTTGGTGGTAACATCCGACAAAGAGATTGTTAATTTTGCCAGAAGGATCAGAGCCAAACGTAAAACTTCGGAAGAGTTTTATAAAGACTGGTTGGCCTCTTTAGAGGCCAAAGAAGACGCTGAAATAGATGAGGTCAAAGAAGGCTTGACAGCGACTAAAGACCGGGATTATTGGGAAAAACAATTTTTAGCATAA
- a CDS encoding SDR family NAD(P)-dependent oxidoreductase, translating to MVKKIIVIGASSGIGKAIAEAELKNGSEVVLVARREKELKAIVSKWNQKGQTKPAIQIVADVTQFASAEKTIAKAIKELGGLDEVYYASGVMPAVASDEYNTTKDLQILNVNTLGAVAYLNPVATYFAKQGKGKIIGISSIAGERGRKGAPVYNTSKAALNTYLEALRNRLAEKNVQVTTIKPGFVKTEMTEGLDLPEKGLLKAITSEDAAEQILKIVAKGKDEAFVPGIWKLVALIIVNIPNFIFKKLSI from the coding sequence ATAGTGAAAAAAATAATCGTAATCGGTGCATCAAGCGGGATCGGAAAAGCCATTGCAGAGGCTGAATTGAAGAACGGATCGGAAGTGGTTCTCGTTGCTAGACGAGAAAAAGAATTGAAGGCGATCGTTTCCAAATGGAACCAAAAAGGGCAAACAAAACCCGCAATCCAAATCGTAGCGGACGTAACTCAGTTTGCTTCCGCAGAAAAAACAATCGCAAAAGCAATTAAAGAATTGGGCGGACTGGATGAAGTATATTACGCTTCCGGAGTTATGCCTGCTGTCGCTTCCGATGAATACAATACTACGAAGGATTTGCAGATTTTAAATGTAAATACATTAGGAGCCGTTGCTTATCTCAATCCTGTTGCTACCTATTTTGCAAAACAAGGCAAAGGTAAAATCATAGGAATCTCTTCCATTGCAGGGGAAAGAGGAAGAAAAGGAGCACCGGTCTATAACACATCAAAGGCGGCACTCAACACTTATCTGGAAGCTCTTAGAAACAGACTTGCCGAAAAAAATGTTCAAGTAACAACGATTAAACCTGGGTTTGTAAAAACAGAAATGACGGAAGGTTTGGATCTTCCCGAAAAAGGATTATTGAAAGCAATCACTTCCGAAGATGCTGCGGAGCAAATTTTAAAAATAGTTGCCAAGGGCAAAGACGAAGCCTTCGTCCCAGGCATCTGGAAATTGGTGGCACTCATCATAGTGAACATTCCCAATTTTATATTTAAAAAATTGAGTATCTGA
- a CDS encoding FAD-binding oxidoreductase codes for MVAKKNSKTKTTPLKIELPKPEKVEAWGMNKYSLSSVLRPTTEEEIQSIFQNANLTGTKIALRGGGCSYGDASINSEGIVLDLTEFNKVLNFDTKTGIITVQSGARIKDLWETGIEKGFWPPVVSGTMMPTVGGALSMNIHGKNNFKVGTIGEHVKEFTFLTAKGEILKCSPKTNSDLFYSAISGFGMLGCFLTVQIKMKPIYSGKMRVFPVLVKNFDELFDYFEKEYKSSDYLVGWIDAFASGTAMGRGQIHKAVNLSEGEDPDFPDNCRLDRQHLPSRLFGIIPKKWMWILMRPFSFNLGMRLINFAKYIASILVNNKPYLQGHAEYAFLLDYVPNWKFVYKPGAMIQYQVFIPKETAKEAMKEIFSLGQSYGIINYLSVFKKHKPDPFLLTHAVDGFSMAMDFPVTRSNKEKLWNLCYAMDEVVLKAGGRFYFAKDSTLRKRVMESYFPKANLKKFYAMKKKYDPKGILQTDLYKRIFLTD; via the coding sequence ATGGTCGCAAAAAAAAATTCTAAAACAAAAACCACCCCTTTGAAAATCGAACTTCCCAAACCGGAAAAAGTGGAAGCTTGGGGAATGAACAAGTATTCTTTAAGCTCTGTTTTGCGACCAACGACCGAAGAAGAAATTCAAAGTATTTTTCAAAATGCGAATCTTACAGGAACCAAGATCGCACTGCGAGGAGGAGGATGCAGTTATGGAGATGCCTCCATCAACAGCGAAGGAATTGTTTTGGATTTGACCGAGTTCAATAAAGTATTGAATTTCGATACGAAAACCGGAATCATTACGGTTCAATCCGGAGCGAGAATCAAAGACCTCTGGGAAACGGGCATTGAAAAAGGTTTTTGGCCGCCGGTTGTTTCCGGAACGATGATGCCTACCGTCGGCGGAGCACTTTCCATGAACATTCACGGAAAGAACAATTTCAAAGTAGGAACCATCGGAGAACATGTAAAGGAATTCACATTCCTCACTGCCAAAGGTGAAATTTTAAAATGTTCTCCCAAAACAAATTCGGATCTATTCTATTCCGCCATCTCCGGCTTTGGGATGTTAGGTTGTTTTCTAACAGTACAAATCAAAATGAAACCGATTTATTCGGGCAAGATGCGGGTATTTCCCGTTCTTGTAAAAAACTTCGATGAACTTTTCGATTATTTTGAAAAAGAATACAAATCTTCCGATTATCTGGTGGGTTGGATTGATGCGTTTGCAAGCGGTACGGCTATGGGGCGGGGGCAAATTCATAAAGCAGTCAATCTAAGCGAAGGGGAAGATCCTGATTTTCCGGATAACTGCCGTTTGGATAGACAACATCTTCCTTCACGACTTTTCGGAATCATTCCTAAAAAATGGATGTGGATTCTAATGAGACCTTTCAGTTTTAATTTGGGAATGCGACTGATTAATTTTGCGAAGTATATTGCGAGTATTCTTGTGAATAACAAACCTTATCTTCAAGGTCATGCGGAATATGCATTTCTACTGGACTATGTTCCCAATTGGAAATTCGTTTATAAACCTGGAGCGATGATCCAATACCAGGTATTCATTCCGAAAGAAACCGCAAAAGAAGCTATGAAGGAAATCTTTTCTCTGGGCCAATCTTACGGAATCATAAACTACCTATCCGTATTTAAAAAACACAAACCTGATCCCTTTTTACTCACCCATGCGGTGGATGGATTTTCCATGGCAATGGATTTTCCGGTAACAAGATCCAATAAGGAAAAATTATGGAATCTATGTTATGCGATGGATGAAGTGGTTTTAAAGGCGGGAGGACGTTTCTACTTCGCAAAAGATTCCACACTTCGCAAGAGAGTGATGGAAAGTTATTTTCCGAAAGCAAACCTGAAAAAGTTTTATGCTATGAAAAAGAAATACGATCCGAAAGGGATTTTACAAACGGATCTTTATAAGAGAATTTTTCTCACGGACTAA
- a CDS encoding mechanosensitive ion channel family protein, with translation MKFFIYSLIFFFSALSVGAEGLETEGPLRSPFHSLDFFYQYTESRQFAKAKEALEFPSVVSEEKQELDAEKLRYLFDRFLWIDWDSVPKEEESKKNQNPLRIGSIPFGERTVPIIIHPILQNGERVWKISKSTVNAVDVLYDMYHPPAWKRWIPDSISYFSFLGVESWQWIGLAFVISLSFVLSFLFESVSHFIGGKILLKSSENLNDFLLALRKPARLFWFGILLTILKEGLDLAYSPKQFLQSSLNGMLIFSFLWFLYKSVDLFSDLLETKLGGDTETDILEHKKFKTSSVVIRRTLKLILILIGMSVVFMQFDEAKQFGVSLLASAGLAGIALGLAAQKTLGTVFAGIQLVLTQPVRIGDNVVVEKEFGLVEEIHFTFIVIRTKDLRRLIVPISYFLEKPFENWTKISSETIGNVLLYVRYETPIEILKKEATRFVLDHPLFSGATFGIQIIETSPNYITVQIQASGRNPEESFRLQTELREYMVGFLKNWEDGKFLP, from the coding sequence ATGAAATTTTTTATATACTCTCTTATTTTCTTTTTTTCGGCTTTGTCCGTTGGTGCGGAAGGTCTTGAGACGGAAGGGCCGCTTCGTTCTCCCTTTCATAGTTTGGATTTTTTCTATCAGTATACCGAATCCCGTCAATTTGCGAAGGCAAAGGAAGCATTGGAATTTCCATCCGTAGTAAGCGAAGAGAAACAAGAGTTAGATGCCGAAAAGTTAAGATATCTGTTCGATCGTTTTTTATGGATCGATTGGGATTCCGTTCCTAAAGAGGAAGAATCTAAAAAAAATCAAAACCCTTTGCGGATAGGTTCCATTCCTTTCGGAGAAAGGACCGTTCCCATCATCATCCATCCTATTTTGCAAAACGGGGAAAGGGTTTGGAAAATTTCCAAAAGCACCGTGAATGCGGTGGATGTTCTGTACGATATGTACCATCCTCCTGCTTGGAAACGTTGGATTCCCGATTCGATTTCTTATTTCAGTTTTTTAGGAGTCGAGTCCTGGCAATGGATCGGCCTTGCTTTTGTGATTTCCCTATCGTTTGTGTTATCTTTTTTGTTTGAGTCCGTTTCCCATTTTATCGGTGGGAAGATTTTACTGAAGAGTTCGGAAAATCTGAACGATTTTCTTTTGGCTTTGCGTAAACCTGCAAGACTTTTCTGGTTTGGAATTTTACTCACCATCTTAAAAGAGGGATTGGATTTAGCATACTCTCCCAAACAATTTTTACAATCTTCCTTGAACGGGATGTTGATTTTTAGTTTTTTATGGTTCCTTTACAAGTCAGTCGACTTGTTTTCCGACTTACTAGAAACAAAGTTAGGTGGTGATACGGAGACCGATATTCTTGAACATAAAAAATTCAAAACCAGTTCCGTCGTTATCAGAAGAACTTTAAAGCTGATTTTGATTTTGATCGGAATGTCCGTGGTATTTATGCAGTTTGACGAGGCGAAACAATTCGGAGTTTCTTTGCTTGCATCCGCAGGACTTGCGGGAATCGCACTCGGTCTTGCGGCTCAAAAAACATTAGGGACTGTGTTTGCAGGGATTCAGTTGGTTTTGACTCAACCGGTTCGCATCGGGGACAATGTTGTGGTGGAAAAGGAATTCGGACTCGTCGAAGAAATTCATTTTACATTCATTGTGATTCGCACGAAAGATCTGCGCAGACTCATCGTTCCTATTTCCTATTTTTTGGAAAAGCCGTTTGAGAATTGGACAAAGATCAGTTCGGAAACGATCGGCAATGTTTTGTTATACGTTCGTTATGAAACTCCTATTGAGATACTGAAAAAAGAAGCGACTCGGTTCGTATTGGATCACCCTCTTTTTAGCGGCGCTACATTCGGAATTCAAATTATAGAAACGAGTCCGAATTATATCACGGTTCAGATCCAGGCTTCGGGTAGAAACCCCGAGGAGAGTTTTCGTTTGCAAACGGAGCTCAGAGAGTATATGGTTGGTTTTTTAAAAAATTGGGAAGACGGCAAATTTCTTCCTTAA
- a CDS encoding LptF/LptG family permease, giving the protein MTLNLFLTPFTWFKREFIPFRILDRYLFFDFLKNFLGTLILLTSMIIIYEFTNNMKYLVSSKVQQSHVYLYILYSVPGMLVQVVSPALMFSVCFVVGQYSVNKELVAIMVAGVSFLRIITPILFFGFCMWLFMTFFQQFVVIPANKQAQIQYSYMAKGANKLIDFVYQFHVKGKNGFYYVYWIDEKENTVKGGFNYIEISEDGLPVFTVSSQKAKFIESPHQWILYDVEEVKFNKDLEVVSRENIPERTYPFPEDIKYFSRPTRNPEEMNFFELAEEIESRIGKGIPYRDVIVHRHAAFAMPLMSFIVVALGALAGAITKRSAGVASLGLTIAVVLLYYILYSTMKTLAENGGLPIWFGIWITPVMFIIFAYVFYKKMNI; this is encoded by the coding sequence ATGACATTAAATTTATTTTTAACACCTTTTACTTGGTTTAAACGGGAATTCATTCCGTTTCGGATTTTGGATCGCTATTTGTTTTTCGATTTTTTGAAAAACTTTTTAGGTACTTTGATTCTACTCACTTCGATGATCATCATCTATGAATTTACCAATAATATGAAATATCTGGTATCTTCCAAAGTACAACAATCCCATGTGTATTTATATATTTTATACTCCGTTCCGGGAATGCTCGTGCAAGTCGTATCTCCCGCACTTATGTTTTCCGTTTGTTTTGTAGTAGGTCAGTACAGCGTAAATAAGGAGTTAGTTGCCATAATGGTTGCAGGAGTTTCCTTTCTCCGGATCATCACTCCTATTTTGTTTTTCGGTTTTTGTATGTGGCTCTTTATGACTTTCTTTCAACAGTTTGTCGTGATTCCTGCCAACAAACAAGCGCAAATTCAATACAGTTATATGGCCAAAGGTGCCAACAAACTGATTGATTTCGTCTATCAATTCCACGTGAAAGGAAAGAACGGATTCTATTATGTGTATTGGATCGATGAAAAGGAAAATACGGTTAAGGGAGGATTCAATTATATCGAAATCTCCGAGGACGGTCTTCCCGTATTTACAGTATCTTCTCAAAAAGCAAAATTCATAGAATCCCCGCATCAATGGATTTTATATGATGTGGAAGAAGTAAAATTCAATAAGGATTTGGAAGTAGTATCCCGCGAAAATATCCCCGAGAGAACATATCCATTCCCGGAAGATATAAAATACTTTTCCCGTCCTACGCGGAATCCCGAAGAGATGAATTTTTTCGAGCTTGCGGAAGAGATCGAATCCAGAATCGGAAAAGGGATCCCTTATCGCGATGTGATCGTACATAGACACGCCGCATTTGCAATGCCTCTCATGTCTTTTATCGTGGTTGCTTTAGGTGCTCTGGCCGGTGCGATCACCAAACGATCCGCAGGTGTTGCATCCTTGGGACTTACGATCGCAGTCGTGCTTTTGTATTATATTCTATATTCTACGATGAAAACTTTAGCGGAGAACGGAGGACTTCCCATCTGGTTCGGGATATGGATCACTCCGGTGATGTTTATTATCTTTGCTTATGTATTTTATAAAAAAATGAATATCTGA